Genomic DNA from Desulfobaccales bacterium:
AAAGCGGCAGAACCGGCATGGCCGCGACCGCCTTGGGGATTCTCCAGGCCTGTTATGAAGAGGCCGCCAAGTTTGCCAGCGAACGGGTTCTCTACGGCAAACCCATCAGCGCCTTGCAAGCCATCAGCTTTTATGTCGCCGAGATTTACACGGACCTGGAAATTTGTCGGCTCCTGTGCTACCGGGCCAGTTGGATGAAGGACCAGAATATGCGGTTCGATACCGAAAGCGCCATGGCGAAATCCTACACCTGCGACGCCGCGGCCCGTTGCGCCAAGAAGGCCATCGAAATTCACGGAGCCTATGGCATCATGAAAGAATATAAAGTCCAGCGCCTCCTGCGGGATGCCATGGTGACGATCTCCGCGGGCGGCACCGGGGAAATCGGCAAGGTGGTTATCGGGAGGGCTGCGTTGGCGCCGTACTACAAAAAGGCTTAAGAGCCAGGAACTATGAAAAGAGTAATTGTTTGCCTCAAGCCGGTCCCGGACCCGAAGGCCTGGGACCGGCTGGCGATGGACCCTGTGACCAAGACGTTGATACGCGAGGGCATTCCCAGTGTAATCAATCCCTTGGACAAGCATGCCCTGGAAGCCGCCCTGGAAATCAAGGACGCTCGCGGTGCCGAAGTGGTTCTCCTTACCATGGCCCCCACCTCAACTCTGCCGGTATTACGTGAAGCCCTGGCCTTGGGAGCCGACCGGGCGGTGCTGCTCTCGGACCAGTGGTTCGCCGGCTCTGACACCCTGGCGACTTCCCGGATTCTGGCTGCGGCCATCCGCCGCCTTGCGCCCTTTGACCTGATCTGTTGCGGCAATTTCACCCTGGACGGCTCCACCGCCCAGGTGCCTTCCCAAATTGCCGAGTTCCTACAGGTTCCTAATATCATGCACGTAAGCCGCATGGAACTCAGGCCAGCCGGGCAGTTGGTGATAACTCAAAAGATCGAACACGGCTCGGTTAAGTTTTCAGCCGCCCCTCCCCTGCTGCTCTCTTTCACCAAGGAAGCCAATAAGCCGCGCTATAGTTCTTTCCTTGAAATCCTGGCCGCAGAAGACCGGGAGATCACCATATGGTCCAATGCCGACCTGCAATTGGGCGCCGGGCTTATCGGTTTGGGAGGCTCCCCCACCCAAATGGCCGATCTGCTGGTGCGTCAAAAAGTGCGCCAGAGCCTACGCCTCACGGGCGGCCCGGAGGAGATTGCCAAGCAGTTGGCAGACAAGATAAGTCAGATGGGAATAATTTAAGCAAGCGTTCAGCAGTCAGCTATCAGCTATCCGCAAAAACAAAGAGTTAGCATTTGGGTCCAAGATGGTAGAGTTGCTGTAATAATGCAACCGGTTGTTTTAATTTACAAAGCTGACTGCTGAAAGCTGAACCCTTCCTCATTTAACAGGAACATGTAACTCAATGGAAAAACCGCAAATTTGGGTATTCATGGAGCAGCGGGGCGGGGTGCTGCACGATGTCGGTTTGGAGCTGCTGGGCAAGGCCCGGGAGCTGGCCGCGGCCTCGGGAAGTACGGTGGCTGCCTTGCTGTTGGGCGCCGACGTGGCGCCCTTGGCCGACCGGGTTATCGCCCATGGAGCCGATACGGTCCTAGTCGCTGAACATCCTGGCCTGGAACCGTATCGCCTTTTGCCGTATACCGCGGTCTTGGCCAAGGCCTGCCGGGAACATCAGCCGTCAATTTTGCTGTTTGGGGCTACCAGCCTGGGCGTGGAACTGGCCCCCCGCCTGGCGGCGCGCCTTAATACCGGCCTTTCCGCCCACTGTATCGATCTGCAGTTGGATGCAGATGGGAACCTCTTGCAGATGGTTCCGGGCTGGGGCGGCGGCGTTGTGGCTACCATCCGTTGTCCGCAACATCGCCCCCAAATGGCCACGGTGATGCCGGGAGTTATGAAAAAAATCTTACCGTCCCCGCGGCCCGGCCGGGTTATTAATTTGGCCGTGGGAAATGACCTGGACGACTCAGGTCCCAAGGTCCTGGAAGTGCAACGGGAGGAATCCCGGGCACTGCCCCTGGAGACGGCTGAGGTGGTGGTAGCAGGGGGCTGGGGGGTCGGGGGGCCTGACGGCTGGAAACTGGTGGAAGAGTTGGCGGGATTGTTGGGCGGTGCGGTGGGAGCCACCCGGCCGCCGGTAGACGAGGGCTGGGCCCGTGATGAGCAGATGA
This window encodes:
- a CDS encoding electron transfer flavoprotein subunit beta/FixA family protein, which codes for MKRVIVCLKPVPDPKAWDRLAMDPVTKTLIREGIPSVINPLDKHALEAALEIKDARGAEVVLLTMAPTSTLPVLREALALGADRAVLLSDQWFAGSDTLATSRILAAAIRRLAPFDLICCGNFTLDGSTAQVPSQIAEFLQVPNIMHVSRMELRPAGQLVITQKIEHGSVKFSAAPPLLLSFTKEANKPRYSSFLEILAAEDREITIWSNADLQLGAGLIGLGGSPTQMADLLVRQKVRQSLRLTGGPEEIAKQLADKISQMGII
- a CDS encoding electron transfer flavoprotein subunit alpha/FixB family protein — its product is MEKPQIWVFMEQRGGVLHDVGLELLGKARELAAASGSTVAALLLGADVAPLADRVIAHGADTVLVAEHPGLEPYRLLPYTAVLAKACREHQPSILLFGATSLGVELAPRLAARLNTGLSAHCIDLQLDADGNLLQMVPGWGGGVVATIRCPQHRPQMATVMPGVMKKILPSPRPGRVINLAVGNDLDDSGPKVLEVQREESRALPLETAEVVVAGGWGVGGPDGWKLVEELAGLLGGAVGATRPPVDEGWARDEQMIGQSGKTVRPRLYIGVGISGMSHHVVGMEGSELVVAINSDPHAPLFELADICIVGDFREILPPLLEEIRHRLGAHKSN